In the genome of Campylobacter avium LMG 24591, the window GCTTTTAAATTCTTTTATAGAAAAGGCTAAGAAATAACAATCAAAGCACAATTTTTTGTGCTTTTTATGTATGAGGAGTTTATATGAAAAACATAGTATTTCACGCCGGTGGTTTTGGCGATCTTTTTGTATGTTTTAAAGCACTTTACGCCACAAAGTGTTTATATCCTGACTATAAACTTATTCTTTTTATAGATGGATTTCAAGATAAAAATTTTCTAAAAAATATAAGCTTTTTAGATGAAGTTTTCTTTTTTAATGATTTTTGCACAGATTTAAAAAAACTAAATCCGGATATTTTTATATCAGTTAGGAGATCCTCTACTTTTTTTAAAGAACTAAAAAGGCTAAATTTAAAAAAAGTTATAGTTTTTCCACATTTTGTAAGTATAATGTCTTCTTATTTTCACACTCCAAGATTATTTTTTAGATCTAAACTACATATGAGTGAAGTAAATTTAAAATTGGTAAAAGCCATAGATGAAAAACACTACGAGGAAAATATAAATAAGGTAAATTTTTCAAATTTAAAAAGCTGTCTTCCATACAAAAGCGAATTAAGCGATATGTTTTTTAATAAACTAGACAATAAATACGAAAAAATCATAGCCTTAAATCCTTTCGCAAATTACTCAGAAAGTCTTGGCCATAACTTCTTTCCAAGACAGTGGATAAATTTAGCACAAAATCTAGCTTTAACTTATCCTAAATATTTATTCGTTCTTTTGAATTTTAAACACAATACCTTGCGAATAAACATAGATGAAAGCAAAAATTTAAAAAGCTTTGTGAATGATGAAAGTATCGCTTCTTTGTTTCATTTTTCTTCCAAGCTTGATTATCTCATATCAATTGATACAGGGCAAGTTCATGTATGCGATATATTGCAAGTGCCATCTTTAGTGCTAATACGCAAGGTGGTTGCCAATAGATATGCTAACGGCTCTTATGCAAGCGATGGGGGGGGGGCTTTGCTATATGATAAATTCGTACTTCAAGACTGTTGGCAAAAAGAGTATAGAAAAACATATGCAAACTTTTGCAAAAAAGCCTTTGCTGCGATAGACAAACTGTGATTTTGTCTAATTTATAAACCTAAAATAAAAAATGCAAAAAAGTTCATCAAAATACAGCTTTTACGCTCTTATTTAAGAATTTGCTACTTTGCGTAACCTGTTTTTTTTTTTTTTGATTTTTGCTAAAAATTTAATAAAAACTTATTAAAAACTATGCAAAGATTGATAATAAAATATTATCAAAAGGAGAAAAAATGAGTTCCGCAAAGCCTATTAGGTGGTTTACCTTCATAGTTTTGGTTATCGGTGGAGGCACGGTTTTTAAGCTCTCCTCACTTAAAGATGCCTTTTATGTGCCTATGCAAGAATTTATGAATTTAAGCAATACCCAAATAGGCCTAGCCCTCTCGGTCTATGGCATAGTGCAAACGGTGGGAAATTTCGCCTCCATCTACATCGCCGATAGGTTTTCAAAAAAGATTTTGATACCCTTTTCTTTGATTTGCGTTGGACTTATAGGCTTTTATATCGCTTCTTTTCCTAGCTTTTAT includes:
- a CDS encoding glycosyltransferase family 9 protein, which gives rise to MKNIVFHAGGFGDLFVCFKALYATKCLYPDYKLILFIDGFQDKNFLKNISFLDEVFFFNDFCTDLKKLNPDIFISVRRSSTFFKELKRLNLKKVIVFPHFVSIMSSYFHTPRLFFRSKLHMSEVNLKLVKAIDEKHYEENINKVNFSNLKSCLPYKSELSDMFFNKLDNKYEKIIALNPFANYSESLGHNFFPRQWINLAQNLALTYPKYLFVLLNFKHNTLRINIDESKNLKSFVNDESIASLFHFSSKLDYLISIDTGQVHVCDILQVPSLVLIRKVVANRYANGSYASDGGGALLYDKFVLQDCWQKEYRKTYANFCKKAFAAIDKL